The sequence TCTAGTTCTTTATCCTACTGACTTTAAAATCATCATACGTGACAATACCGCCTACCACCCGACTGACGTTTTCGTTCAGTCCACGCTTACTGTACCTTTTAAAAGGAGTACTTACTTTATGAACAAATCAGAACACAGACACCAACTTATCCGCGCCCTCGTTTCAAAAAACAAAATCCATACGCAAGCTGAATTACAAGCCTTATTAGCGGAAAATGATATCCAAGTGACTCAGGCTACTCTATCACGCGATATCAAAACCATGAACCTTTCAAAAGTGCGCGAAGAGGATAATTCTTACTATGTGCTAAATACAGGGTCTATCTCCAAATGGGAAAAACGTCTTGAAAACTATATGGAAGATGCTCTTGTTATGTTGCGTCCTGTGCAACACCAAGTTATTTTGAAAACTTTACCCGGTTTAGCCCAATCGTTTGGATCTGTAATTGATTCCTTGGCCTTTCCAGATATCGTTGCAACCCTTTGTGGAGACGATGTCTGCATGATTATCTGTGAAGATGCTACAAAAGCGCAGGCTTGTTTTGAGAGTCTTAAAAAATATGCGCCACCATTTTTCTTTAGTGAATAAAACAAATCCCGTGATTAAAAGATCACGGGAATTTTTTATTTCTTTGACTGTGTTTCTTCTTTCTTTGTACGTGCCAATCGAAGAGCGCGTTTAGGATTGAGACGATTAAATAATTCTTCTAGTTTCTTTTCATTCCATACATCTGCTGCAGAAACAAAATTGCCATCTGCATCTCGGAATGATATCGGTTTATCTCCCATATCAATCTCCTAGTCTACAAATTCAAATTCAAATTTACCAATGCGGACCAAATCGCCATCTTTGGCGCCACGCGCACGAAGGGCTTCGTCAACTCCCATACCACGAAGCTGACGGGCAAACTTCATGACCGATTCGTCACGGTCAAAGTTGGTCATGTTAAAGAGTTTCATGAGTTTTTCACCAGAAAGTACCCATGTCGCATCATCATCACGACTAATCTCAAAGGCTTTTTCTTCCTCGTCAAAGCCATAGTAAGCCTCTTCTTCCATATCGGATTCATCATAAATCGGGAATTCTGGAGTCTTGTCTAACAATTCAGCTGTCGCATCCAAAAGAGTTGCCAAACCTTGCTTGGTCAATCCAGAAATTGGGAAGATGGCTGGAAGTTCCTCAAACTCGTCGTAGTTTGCTGCCAACTTTTCCTTGAAAGTTTTCAGATTTTCCTGACTTTCAGGCATATCCATCTTGTTGGCCACGATAATCTGTGGACGTTCCATGAGACGAAGGTTGTAGGATTCTAATTCCTTATTGATAGCAAGGTAGTCCTCATAAGGATCACGTCCTTCACTAGCTGACATATCGATGACATGGAGGATAACTCGAGTGCGTTCGATATGACGAAGAAACTGGGTTCCAAGACCAACCCCTTGACTGGCCCCTTCAATCAAACCTGGAAGGTCTGCTACTGCAAAAGATTCACCTGACTGTGTACGAACCATACCCAAATTTGGGACAATCGTCGTAAAGTGGTAAGCACCGATTTTGGGCTTA comes from Streptococcus oralis and encodes:
- a CDS encoding arginine repressor, with protein sequence MNKSEHRHQLIRALVSKNKIHTQAELQALLAENDIQVTQATLSRDIKTMNLSKVREEDNSYYVLNTGSISKWEKRLENYMEDALVMLRPVQHQVILKTLPGLAQSFGSVIDSLAFPDIVATLCGDDVCMIICEDATKAQACFESLKKYAPPFFFSE
- the obgE gene encoding GTPase ObgE, translating into MSMFLDTAKIKVKAGNGGDGMVAFRREKYVPNGGPWGGDGGRGGNVVFVVDEGLRTLMDFRYNRHFKADSGEKGMTKGMHGRGAEDLRVRVPQGTTVRDAETGKVITDLIEHGQEFIVAHGGRGGRGNIRFATPKNPAPEISENGEPGQERELQLELKILADVGLVGFPSVGKSTLLSVITSAKPKIGAYHFTTIVPNLGMVRTQSGESFAVADLPGLIEGASQGVGLGTQFLRHIERTRVILHVIDMSASEGRDPYEDYLAINKELESYNLRLMERPQIIVANKMDMPESQENLKTFKEKLAANYDEFEELPAIFPISGLTKQGLATLLDATAELLDKTPEFPIYDESDMEEEAYYGFDEEEKAFEISRDDDATWVLSGEKLMKLFNMTNFDRDESVMKFARQLRGMGVDEALRARGAKDGDLVRIGKFEFEFVD